Proteins from one Burkholderia oklahomensis C6786 genomic window:
- a CDS encoding MraY family glycosyltransferase, with the protein MQAAVYSWSEAGWTAVAAAAACALILSLLLATGLAWRLATDVPNHRSLHTRPTPRIGGWGIVPVCVAALLWRAPSLWLVALAAAALAAVSRIDDRRGLPARVRFAVHLMAVAALLIAYPVAYPLWLVAGVGFLMLWLINLYNFMDGADGLAGGMALFGFGAYAAAALIGEHPSSALVVSGAAVAGAALGFLFFNFYPAKLFLGDAGSVPLGFLAGALGYWGWRGGVWPLWFSAMVFSPFIADASVTLLRRLLRGERFWQAHREHYYQRMVRSGMGHARTAIFWYAVMLAGIMLALWALGLPTWQQWLILAAWYGVLAGLGAVIDLRWRSFLAADGK; encoded by the coding sequence ATGCAAGCCGCTGTTTATTCATGGAGTGAGGCGGGCTGGACGGCGGTAGCCGCCGCGGCCGCGTGTGCGCTCATCCTGTCGCTGCTGCTCGCCACGGGCCTCGCGTGGCGTCTCGCGACCGACGTGCCCAATCACCGTTCGCTGCACACGCGTCCGACGCCGCGCATCGGCGGATGGGGAATCGTGCCCGTGTGCGTCGCCGCACTGCTCTGGCGGGCACCGTCGCTCTGGCTCGTCGCGCTGGCCGCAGCGGCGCTCGCGGCAGTGTCCCGGATCGACGATCGTCGCGGTCTGCCTGCGCGCGTGCGCTTCGCCGTACATCTCATGGCGGTGGCCGCGCTCCTGATTGCGTACCCGGTGGCTTATCCGTTGTGGCTTGTCGCAGGCGTCGGCTTCCTGATGCTGTGGCTCATTAATCTTTATAACTTCATGGACGGTGCCGACGGTCTCGCGGGCGGCATGGCGTTGTTCGGCTTCGGCGCCTATGCAGCAGCGGCGCTAATCGGTGAGCACCCCTCGTCCGCGCTGGTGGTGTCCGGAGCCGCCGTCGCCGGCGCTGCGCTCGGTTTCCTGTTTTTCAACTTCTACCCGGCCAAGTTGTTTTTGGGCGACGCCGGCTCGGTTCCGCTCGGTTTTCTGGCGGGCGCCCTTGGCTATTGGGGCTGGCGTGGCGGCGTTTGGCCACTCTGGTTTTCTGCAATGGTGTTCTCTCCCTTTATTGCGGATGCATCTGTAACATTATTGAGACGTTTGTTACGTGGGGAAAGATTCTGGCAAGCGCACCGCGAGCATTACTATCAACGGATGGTGCGCTCCGGCATGGGGCACGCGCGCACTGCGATCTTTTGGTACGCCGTGATGCTTGCAGGCATAATGCTGGCGCTATGGGCACTGGGCCTGCCCACTTGGCAGCAGTGGCTGATTCTTGCGGCGTGGTATGGAGTGTTAGCGGGCTTGGGTGCCGTCATCGATCTGCGCTGGCGAAGCTTTCTAGCCGCTGACGGAAAATAG
- a CDS encoding MraY family glycosyltransferase has translation MLSFAVGFIVSLLVTLLIVRYAHLHEKFSIDNDLAGVQKFHARPVPRVGGIGILIGLVVATALLSRKYPAIAGSILGLAACGLPAFASGLIEDLTKKVTPAVRLVCTMAAAALAFALMGIAITRISVPPLDFLLGYAAISAAVTVLAVAALANAVNIIDGFNGLASMVAFMMFASLAYVAFQVGDPVVMSGSIVMMGAIMGFFIWNFPAGLIFLGDGGAYFIGFMLAELAISLVMRHREVSAWYPVLLFMYPIFETCFSIYRKKFVRGMSPGIPDGVHLHMLVYKRLMRWAVGARTAHELTRRNSLTSPYLWLLCLVAVIPATLFWQHTIHLFAFVIVFALTYVWLYVSIVRFKSPRWMVIRKQQPKR, from the coding sequence ATGCTCAGCTTCGCCGTCGGCTTCATCGTCTCGCTTCTCGTCACGCTGCTCATCGTCCGCTATGCGCACCTGCACGAGAAATTCTCGATCGACAACGATCTTGCCGGCGTGCAGAAATTCCATGCGCGGCCGGTGCCCCGCGTGGGCGGCATCGGCATCCTGATCGGGCTCGTGGTCGCGACGGCGCTGCTGTCGCGCAAGTATCCGGCCATCGCGGGCAGCATCCTCGGGCTCGCCGCGTGCGGGCTGCCCGCATTCGCGTCCGGCCTGATCGAGGATCTGACGAAGAAGGTCACGCCCGCCGTGCGGCTCGTCTGCACGATGGCGGCCGCGGCGCTCGCGTTCGCGCTGATGGGCATCGCGATCACGCGCATCAGCGTGCCGCCCCTCGATTTCCTGCTCGGCTACGCGGCGATCTCGGCCGCGGTCACGGTGCTCGCCGTCGCCGCGCTCGCGAACGCGGTCAACATCATCGACGGCTTCAACGGCCTCGCGTCGATGGTCGCGTTCATGATGTTCGCGTCGCTCGCGTACGTCGCGTTCCAGGTCGGCGATCCCGTCGTGATGTCCGGCTCGATCGTGATGATGGGCGCGATCATGGGCTTCTTCATCTGGAATTTCCCGGCGGGCCTCATCTTCCTCGGCGACGGCGGCGCGTACTTCATCGGCTTCATGCTCGCCGAGCTCGCGATTTCGCTCGTGATGCGGCATCGCGAAGTATCGGCGTGGTATCCGGTGCTGCTCTTCATGTATCCGATCTTCGAGACCTGCTTCTCGATCTACCGGAAGAAGTTCGTCCGCGGCATGTCGCCCGGCATTCCGGACGGCGTGCACCTGCACATGCTCGTCTACAAGCGGCTGATGCGCTGGGCGGTCGGCGCGCGCACTGCGCACGAGCTGACGCGCCGGAACTCGCTGACGTCGCCGTATCTGTGGCTGCTCTGCCTCGTCGCGGTGATTCCCGCGACGCTCTTCTGGCAGCACACGATCCACCTGTTCGCGTTCGTGATCGTGTTCGCGCTCACGTACGTGTGGCTCTACGTGAGCATCGTCAGGTTCAAGTCGCCGAGATGGATGGTGATTCGCAAGCAGCAGCCGAAGCGGTGA
- the gmd gene encoding GDP-mannose 4,6-dehydratase: protein MTVAIITGITGQDGAYLAQLLLEKGYTVYGTYRRTSSVNFWRIEEIGIAGHPNLHLVEYDLTDLGSSIRLLQTTQATEIYNLAAQSFVGVSFDQPTTTAQITGLGALNLLEAIRIVNPEIRFYQASTSEMFGKVQAVPQIESTPFYPRSPYGVAKLYAHWMTVNYRESYNIFGCSGILFNHESPLRGREFVTRKITDSLAKIRLGKLDVLELGNLDAKRDWGYAKEYVEGMWRMLQAVRPDTYVLATNRTETVRDFVSMAAQAAGFELAWEGGGEQEVGIDARSGKTIVKISPKFYRPAEVDLLIGDPAKAQKELGWTPKTTLEQLCQMMVEADIRRNKAGFSF from the coding sequence ATGACTGTTGCAATCATTACCGGCATTACAGGTCAGGACGGGGCTTACCTCGCGCAGCTTCTCCTCGAGAAAGGCTATACCGTGTACGGCACCTATCGGCGTACCAGTTCGGTGAATTTCTGGCGAATCGAGGAAATCGGCATCGCCGGCCATCCCAATCTTCATCTGGTCGAATATGATTTGACGGACCTTGGGTCCAGCATTCGTCTACTCCAAACCACGCAAGCGACAGAAATCTACAACCTCGCAGCGCAGAGTTTCGTCGGCGTGTCGTTTGACCAACCCACCACGACCGCGCAGATCACCGGTCTCGGAGCGCTGAACCTGCTCGAAGCCATTCGAATCGTCAATCCGGAGATTCGCTTCTATCAGGCCAGCACTTCAGAAATGTTCGGAAAGGTCCAGGCCGTTCCCCAAATAGAAAGTACCCCTTTCTATCCGCGCAGCCCGTACGGCGTCGCCAAGCTTTACGCGCACTGGATGACGGTCAACTACCGCGAGAGCTACAACATCTTCGGATGCAGCGGCATTCTTTTCAATCATGAATCGCCGCTGCGTGGTAGAGAGTTCGTCACGCGCAAGATCACGGATAGTCTCGCAAAAATTCGCTTGGGCAAACTGGATGTACTGGAACTCGGGAATCTGGACGCCAAGCGCGACTGGGGATATGCGAAGGAGTACGTCGAAGGAATGTGGCGCATGCTTCAGGCCGTACGCCCCGACACCTACGTGCTCGCCACGAATCGCACCGAGACCGTTCGCGACTTCGTTTCGATGGCTGCGCAAGCGGCCGGATTCGAACTTGCATGGGAAGGCGGCGGCGAACAGGAAGTCGGTATCGATGCCCGATCCGGCAAGACTATTGTCAAGATCAGCCCGAAGTTTTATCGCCCCGCGGAAGTCGATTTGCTGATCGGCGACCCGGCCAAGGCACAAAAGGAACTCGGCTGGACCCCCAAAACAACGCTCGAGCAACTGTGTCAGATGATGGTCGAGGCGGATATCCGCCGAAACAAGGCCGGCTTCTCGTTTTAA
- the galE gene encoding UDP-glucose 4-epimerase GalE, whose amino-acid sequence MSTKGTILVTGGAGYIGSHTAVELLEHGYDVVIADNLVNSKAESVRRIEQITGRQPAFHQVDVCDEAALAKVFDAHPITGTIHFAALKAVGESVAKPLEYYQNNLGGLLAVLKVMRERNVKQFVFSSSATVYGVPERSPIDETFPLSATNPYGQTKLMAEQILRDVEIADPAWRVATLRYFNPVGAHESGLIGEDPAGIPNNLMPYVAQVAVGKLEKLRVFGSDYPTPDGTGVRDYIHVVDLARGHIAALDALERRDASLTVNLGTGRGYSVLEVVRAFEEASGRPVPYELVARRPGDVAECYANPAAAAETIGWKAEYDLDRMCADHWRWQENNPRGFV is encoded by the coding sequence ATGAGCACGAAGGGCACGATCCTCGTCACCGGCGGCGCAGGCTATATCGGTTCGCACACCGCCGTCGAGCTGCTCGAGCACGGCTACGACGTCGTGATCGCCGACAACCTCGTCAACAGCAAGGCCGAGTCCGTGCGGCGCATCGAGCAGATCACGGGCAGGCAGCCCGCGTTCCACCAGGTCGACGTGTGCGACGAAGCCGCGCTCGCGAAGGTGTTCGATGCGCACCCGATCACCGGCACGATCCACTTCGCGGCGCTCAAGGCCGTCGGCGAATCGGTCGCGAAGCCGCTCGAGTACTACCAGAACAACCTCGGCGGCCTGCTCGCCGTGCTCAAGGTCATGCGCGAGCGCAACGTCAAGCAGTTCGTGTTCAGCTCGTCGGCGACCGTGTACGGCGTGCCCGAGCGCTCGCCGATCGACGAGACGTTCCCGCTGTCGGCGACCAACCCGTACGGCCAGACGAAGCTGATGGCCGAGCAGATCCTGCGCGACGTCGAAATCGCCGATCCGGCCTGGCGCGTCGCGACGCTGCGCTACTTCAACCCGGTCGGCGCGCACGAGAGCGGCCTCATCGGCGAAGACCCGGCCGGCATCCCGAACAACCTGATGCCGTACGTCGCGCAGGTCGCGGTCGGCAAGCTCGAGAAGCTGCGCGTGTTCGGCAGCGACTACCCGACGCCCGACGGCACCGGCGTGCGCGACTACATCCACGTCGTCGACCTCGCGCGCGGTCACATCGCGGCCCTCGACGCGCTCGAGCGGCGCGACGCGAGCCTCACCGTCAACCTCGGCACGGGTCGCGGCTACAGCGTGCTCGAAGTCGTGCGCGCGTTCGAGGAGGCGTCCGGGCGGCCGGTGCCGTACGAGCTCGTCGCGCGGCGCCCGGGCGACGTCGCCGAGTGCTACGCGAACCCCGCCGCCGCGGCCGAGACCATCGGCTGGAAAGCCGAATACGACCTCGATCGGATGTGCGCGGACCACTGGCGCTGGCAGGAAAACAACCCGCGCGGTTTTGTATAA
- a CDS encoding glycosyltransferase family 2 protein gives MPLDTALSPSADGLSVSIVVYRPNRAQLEHTLASLGVACDALRTARPDLKISLYLIDNGGLGAVPEAVESLRARGIACEIVSGQGNVGYGRGHNLAIGRAVSRFHLILNPDVDLDRAALSTGLAFLDTHPEAGLVTPWIGDDEGGQQYLCRRYPSLADLFVRGFVPAAVRRLFARRLARYELRDGINARDVFWDPPIVSGCFMLFRTDVLTRLHGFDPRYFLYFEDYDLSLRTHEIARVVYVPSVRVIHYGGGASRKGVAHIRMFGASAFKFFNRFGWRVC, from the coding sequence ATGCCTCTCGACACTGCATTATCACCTTCCGCCGACGGGCTGTCCGTTTCGATCGTCGTCTACCGGCCCAATCGCGCGCAACTCGAGCACACGCTTGCCAGTCTCGGCGTTGCCTGCGACGCGTTGCGCACTGCACGCCCTGATCTGAAGATCTCGCTGTACTTGATCGACAATGGCGGATTAGGCGCCGTGCCCGAAGCCGTCGAGTCGCTCCGCGCACGGGGCATAGCTTGCGAGATCGTGTCCGGCCAGGGCAACGTCGGTTACGGTAGAGGCCACAATCTCGCGATCGGGCGGGCGGTCAGCCGATTCCACCTGATCTTAAATCCCGACGTCGACCTCGACCGGGCCGCGCTATCGACCGGGCTTGCGTTCCTCGACACTCATCCGGAAGCTGGTCTCGTGACGCCCTGGATCGGCGACGACGAAGGCGGGCAGCAGTACCTGTGCCGCCGCTATCCGTCCCTGGCCGATCTCTTCGTGCGCGGTTTCGTGCCTGCGGCCGTGCGGCGGCTCTTCGCGCGGCGCCTCGCCCGATACGAACTCCGGGACGGGATCAACGCGCGGGATGTTTTCTGGGATCCACCTATCGTCAGCGGTTGCTTCATGCTTTTTCGCACGGATGTGCTCACGCGCCTCCATGGTTTCGACCCGCGCTACTTCCTTTACTTCGAGGATTACGATCTCAGTCTGCGCACGCACGAGATCGCTCGGGTCGTCTACGTGCCATCGGTTCGTGTGATCCATTATGGTGGCGGCGCGTCCCGCAAGGGGGTCGCCCATATCCGCATGTTTGGCGCGTCGGCGTTCAAGTTCTTCAATCGCTTCGGCTGGAGGGTGTGTTGA
- a CDS encoding NAD-dependent epimerase/dehydratase family protein, translated as MSRLVITGANGFVGRALCRLALAHGHAVTGLVRRPGGSIEGVREWVHDAPDFDGLAVAWPAGLEADCIVHLAARVHVMREEVADPQAAFDATNVDGTLRVADAARRHGVPRIVFVSSVKAIAERDEGVSLAEDATPYPEDAYGRSKLKAERALAELAGASGLDAVIIRPPLVYGPDVRANFLRMMDAVWWRLPLPLGAVSARRSVLYVDNLADALLRCAADSRAAHGIFHVADDDAQSVSGLLRMVGEVLGRPARLVPVPDMLLQAAGRLTGCAPQVNRLTGSLQLDTVRFHQVLGWRPPYTTREGLAATAAWYRSRHHRE; from the coding sequence TTGAGCCGTCTCGTCATCACCGGCGCGAACGGGTTCGTCGGCCGCGCACTATGCAGACTCGCGCTCGCCCACGGCCACGCGGTCACGGGGCTCGTGCGTCGTCCGGGAGGGAGCATCGAGGGCGTTCGCGAGTGGGTGCACGACGCGCCGGATTTCGATGGTCTCGCCGTCGCGTGGCCGGCTGGCCTCGAGGCGGACTGCATCGTTCACCTCGCCGCCCGCGTGCATGTAATGCGCGAGGAGGTGGCCGATCCGCAGGCCGCGTTTGATGCGACCAATGTCGACGGCACTCTGCGCGTTGCTGACGCTGCCCGTCGGCACGGGGTGCCGCGTATTGTGTTCGTGAGCAGCGTCAAGGCGATTGCGGAACGGGACGAAGGCGTGTCGCTCGCCGAGGATGCGACGCCGTATCCCGAGGACGCGTACGGACGCTCGAAGTTGAAAGCGGAACGCGCGCTTGCCGAGCTTGCTGGGGCGAGCGGTCTCGATGCCGTGATCATCCGGCCGCCGCTCGTGTATGGGCCGGACGTGCGCGCGAACTTCCTGCGAATGATGGATGCGGTGTGGTGGCGCCTGCCGCTGCCGCTCGGCGCCGTCTCGGCGCGCCGCAGCGTGCTCTACGTCGACAATCTCGCCGATGCGCTGCTGCGTTGCGCGGCCGATTCGAGGGCGGCGCATGGCATTTTTCATGTCGCCGACGACGATGCGCAATCGGTTTCCGGGCTGCTCCGGATGGTGGGGGAGGTGCTCGGCCGGCCCGCGCGCCTCGTTCCTGTGCCCGACATGTTGTTACAAGCGGCTGGGCGACTGACGGGATGCGCTCCGCAAGTGAATCGCCTGACTGGCAGCCTGCAGCTCGATACGGTGAGATTTCACCAAGTCCTGGGCTGGCGGCCTCCTTACACTACTCGTGAGGGGCTCGCCGCGACGGCGGCCTGGTATCGCTCCCGACATCACCGAGAGTAG
- a CDS encoding glycosyltransferase family 4 protein, with translation MSSASAPRIVLVCNTAWAIYTYRHGLIRMLIARGAQVTVLAPRDRTVEPLVRMGCRYAALPVASKGTSPREDLRTLAALYRHYREIKPDLVFHYTIKPNIYGSIAAWLARAPSIAVTTGLGYVFIQKSRAAQVAKTLYRFAFRFPREVWFLNRDDLDTFTRAQLLAHPERARLLHGEGVDLEQFALAPLPERDTFTFVLIGRLLWDKGVREYVDAARALRTRYPHARFALLGPVGVDNPSAIPQADVDAWVHEGVIDYLGEAHDVRPHIADADCVVLPSYREGVPRTLMEASAMGRPIVATDVPGCRDVVADGVTGLLCAARDSASLAAQLARMLDMSAAERRAMGERGRQKVAEEFDEAKVVERYHQTISALTGVTL, from the coding sequence ATGAGTTCCGCTTCCGCCCCGCGCATCGTCCTCGTCTGCAATACTGCGTGGGCGATCTATACGTACCGGCACGGCCTGATCCGCATGCTGATCGCGCGCGGCGCGCAGGTGACGGTGCTCGCGCCTCGCGACCGCACGGTCGAGCCGCTCGTGCGGATGGGCTGCCGCTACGCGGCGCTGCCCGTCGCATCGAAGGGCACGAGCCCGCGCGAAGACCTGCGCACGCTCGCCGCGCTCTATCGGCACTATCGGGAGATCAAGCCCGATCTCGTGTTCCATTACACGATCAAGCCGAACATCTACGGCTCGATCGCCGCGTGGCTCGCGCGCGCGCCGTCGATCGCGGTGACGACGGGCCTCGGCTACGTGTTCATCCAGAAGAGCCGCGCCGCGCAGGTCGCCAAGACGCTGTACCGCTTCGCGTTCCGCTTCCCGCGCGAAGTCTGGTTCCTGAACCGCGACGACCTCGACACGTTCACGCGCGCGCAGCTCCTCGCGCATCCGGAGCGCGCGCGCCTGCTGCACGGCGAAGGCGTCGACCTCGAGCAGTTCGCGCTCGCGCCGCTGCCCGAGCGCGACACGTTCACGTTCGTGCTGATCGGCCGCCTGCTGTGGGACAAGGGCGTGCGCGAGTACGTCGACGCGGCGCGCGCGCTGCGCACGCGCTACCCGCACGCGCGCTTCGCGCTGCTCGGCCCCGTCGGCGTCGACAACCCGAGCGCGATTCCGCAAGCCGATGTCGACGCGTGGGTGCACGAAGGCGTGATCGACTATCTCGGCGAAGCGCACGACGTGCGGCCGCACATCGCCGATGCCGACTGCGTCGTGCTGCCGTCGTATCGCGAAGGCGTGCCGCGCACGCTGATGGAGGCGTCCGCGATGGGCCGCCCGATCGTCGCGACCGACGTGCCGGGCTGCCGCGACGTCGTCGCCGACGGCGTCACGGGCCTCCTGTGCGCGGCGCGCGACAGCGCGAGCCTCGCCGCGCAGCTCGCGCGGATGCTCGACATGAGCGCGGCCGAGCGCCGCGCGATGGGCGAGCGCGGCAGGCAGAAGGTCGCCGAGGAATTCGACGAAGCGAAGGTCGTCGAACGGTATCATCAGACCATTTCCGCCCTGACGGGCGTCACACTTTGA
- a CDS encoding polysaccharide biosynthesis protein — protein MLRSKASWLSFSAFLFDLVAAAAAWLAAYVVRFNGEVPTDFLKSAWMALCWVLPIYGVMFRVFGLYRGLWVFASLPDLVRIAKAVVVGALLVMIGAVMFQPLPIIPRSVLLLSPMLLFLVMGGARAVYRASKEFYLYGGLVGQGKPVLVLGAGGAGAGLARELSRSGEWRLVGLLDDDVAKQGREIYGYKVLGPISKIAHWTEALKVEHVIIAIPSAPVETQRRLATLCVRAGVKAMVLPSLTALMPGQGILSQIRQIDLEDLLGREAVTIDTPHVEALLRGRVVMVTGAGGSIGSELCRQILKFVPAQLIAFDLSEYAMYRLTEELRERFPDLPVVPIIGDAKDSLLLDQVMSRYAPHIVFHAAAYKHVPLMEELNAWQALRNNVLGTYRVARAAIRHDVKHFVLISTDKAVNPTNVMGASKRLAEMACQALQQTSVRTQFETVRFGNVLGSAGSVIPKFQQQIAKGGPVTVTHPEITRFFMTIPEASQLVLQASSMGQGGEIFILDMGEPVKIVDLARDLIRLYGFTEDQIRIEFSGLRPGEKLYEELLADDETTTRTPHPKLRTARAREVPDHLLDELLPWLMQHRVLSDDEVRRDLRRWVPEYQPAVGPTLQSVPAGNGLVAGIGREA, from the coding sequence ATGTTGCGATCCAAGGCGTCTTGGCTATCGTTCAGTGCTTTTCTCTTCGACCTGGTGGCCGCTGCGGCCGCGTGGCTCGCTGCGTATGTTGTCCGGTTCAACGGGGAAGTGCCGACGGACTTTCTCAAGAGTGCGTGGATGGCACTCTGCTGGGTTCTCCCTATCTACGGCGTGATGTTCCGCGTGTTCGGCCTTTATCGCGGCCTGTGGGTGTTCGCGAGTCTGCCGGATCTCGTGCGCATCGCGAAGGCGGTCGTCGTCGGCGCCCTTCTTGTGATGATCGGCGCGGTCATGTTCCAGCCGCTGCCGATCATCCCGCGCTCGGTCCTGCTGCTTTCGCCGATGCTGCTTTTCCTTGTGATGGGCGGGGCGCGCGCGGTCTATCGCGCGAGCAAGGAGTTCTATTTGTATGGCGGTCTCGTCGGCCAGGGCAAGCCCGTGCTCGTGCTTGGCGCGGGTGGCGCGGGCGCGGGCCTCGCCCGCGAGCTGTCGCGCTCGGGCGAGTGGCGCCTCGTCGGTCTTCTCGACGACGACGTCGCGAAACAAGGCCGCGAGATCTACGGCTACAAGGTGCTCGGCCCGATCAGCAAGATCGCGCACTGGACGGAGGCGCTCAAGGTCGAGCATGTGATCATCGCGATTCCGTCTGCGCCGGTCGAGACGCAGCGCCGCCTTGCCACCCTCTGCGTGCGCGCCGGCGTCAAGGCGATGGTGCTGCCGTCCCTGACCGCGCTGATGCCCGGCCAGGGCATCCTGTCCCAGATTCGCCAGATCGACCTCGAAGACCTGCTCGGCCGCGAGGCCGTCACGATCGACACGCCGCACGTCGAAGCGCTGCTGCGCGGCCGCGTCGTGATGGTGACGGGCGCGGGCGGCTCGATCGGCTCGGAGCTGTGCCGTCAGATCCTGAAGTTCGTGCCCGCGCAGCTGATCGCGTTCGACCTGTCCGAATACGCGATGTATCGCTTGACGGAAGAGCTGCGCGAGCGCTTCCCCGATCTTCCCGTCGTGCCGATCATCGGCGATGCGAAGGATTCGCTGCTGCTCGATCAGGTGATGTCGCGCTACGCGCCGCACATCGTGTTCCATGCGGCCGCATACAAGCACGTGCCGCTGATGGAGGAACTCAACGCGTGGCAGGCGCTGCGCAACAACGTGCTCGGCACCTATCGAGTCGCGCGCGCGGCGATCCGCCACGACGTCAAGCATTTCGTGCTGATCTCGACCGACAAGGCCGTGAATCCGACGAACGTGATGGGCGCGAGCAAGCGCCTCGCCGAGATGGCCTGTCAGGCGCTGCAGCAGACGAGCGTGCGCACGCAGTTCGAGACGGTGCGCTTCGGCAACGTGCTCGGCAGCGCGGGCAGCGTGATCCCGAAGTTCCAGCAGCAGATCGCGAAGGGCGGCCCGGTGACGGTCACGCACCCCGAGATCACGCGGTTCTTCATGACGATCCCCGAGGCGTCGCAGCTCGTGCTGCAGGCGTCGAGCATGGGGCAGGGCGGCGAGATCTTCATCCTCGACATGGGCGAGCCGGTGAAAATCGTCGATCTCGCGCGCGACCTGATCCGGCTCTACGGCTTCACCGAGGATCAGATCCGCATCGAGTTCAGCGGGCTGCGTCCGGGCGAGAAGCTCTACGAAGAGCTGCTCGCCGACGACGAGACGACGACCCGCACGCCGCATCCGAAGCTGCGCACCGCGCGGGCGCGCGAGGTGCCGGATCATCTGCTCGACGAGTTGCTGCCGTGGCTGATGCAGCACCGCGTGCTGAGCGACGACGAAGTGCGGCGCGATCTGCGGCGCTGGGTGCCCGAGTATCAGCCGGCCGTCGGCCCGACGCTGCAGAGCGTGCCGGCCGGCAACGGGCTCGTCGCCGGCATCGGCCGCGAGGCGTGA
- a CDS encoding NAD-dependent epimerase/dehydratase family protein, giving the protein MAKVFVTGLDGFTGRYLAKELTQSGHDVCGIVRSGQTNIPGRAHVCDLLDREGLTQVLLSEKPDAVAHLAAIAFVQHGNAGDIYQTNVVGTRNLLDALERSECRPRSVLLASSANVYGNCDREIIDEHAPPAPANDYAISKYAMELVARMWENKLPIVIARPFNYTGVGQDKRFLLPKIVSHFRDKARRIELGNLHVVRDFSDVRTVVSVYRRLIENDFAGRTFNVCSGVGYSLQDVLAMMRELTGHDPEICVNPQFVRAHEIHKLIGNCRELASGIGAVNSIPLRDTLAWMLTEPNQ; this is encoded by the coding sequence ATGGCAAAAGTCTTCGTAACGGGACTGGATGGCTTTACCGGTCGCTACTTGGCGAAAGAGTTGACCCAATCCGGTCATGACGTCTGCGGCATCGTTCGCTCAGGACAAACGAATATTCCGGGGCGAGCGCATGTATGCGATCTTCTCGATCGCGAAGGTTTGACGCAAGTACTGTTGTCGGAAAAACCCGACGCGGTCGCGCACCTCGCCGCAATTGCGTTTGTGCAACACGGCAATGCAGGGGACATCTACCAGACCAACGTCGTCGGCACCCGCAATCTGCTCGATGCGCTGGAGCGCTCAGAATGCCGGCCTCGATCGGTGCTGCTCGCGAGCAGCGCAAACGTATACGGCAATTGCGATCGGGAAATAATCGACGAACATGCCCCTCCGGCCCCGGCCAACGACTATGCTATCAGCAAGTATGCAATGGAGTTGGTTGCCCGGATGTGGGAGAACAAACTCCCTATCGTCATTGCAAGACCGTTCAATTACACCGGTGTTGGCCAAGACAAGCGATTCCTTCTCCCCAAGATCGTTTCCCATTTCCGGGACAAAGCACGGCGCATCGAACTCGGTAATCTGCACGTCGTGCGTGACTTCTCCGATGTTCGCACCGTCGTGTCCGTGTATCGCCGCTTGATCGAAAATGATTTTGCCGGGCGAACATTCAATGTCTGTTCGGGAGTTGGATATTCGCTACAAGATGTTCTTGCAATGATGCGCGAACTGACCGGTCACGATCCGGAGATATGTGTGAATCCACAATTCGTACGTGCGCACGAGATTCATAAACTGATCGGAAATTGTCGAGAACTTGCGAGTGGAATCGGCGCTGTTAATTCTATTCCCCTGCGAGATACGTTGGCATGGATGCTGACCGAGCCTAACCAGTAA
- a CDS encoding DUF1153 domain-containing protein: MSTKMDEDIKGWTAKRKSALVLDIIQGKTTVAEASRAYDLSPSEVENWVDDGKRGMENALRANPQDVKEQYERQIKELQEAYGEAMLELRARKKLQSLLGEDEK, encoded by the coding sequence ATGAGCACGAAGATGGACGAAGACATCAAGGGATGGACGGCGAAGCGCAAGAGCGCGCTGGTGCTGGACATCATTCAGGGCAAGACGACGGTCGCCGAGGCGAGCCGGGCCTACGACTTGTCGCCCTCTGAGGTTGAGAACTGGGTTGACGATGGCAAGCGCGGCATGGAAAACGCGCTACGAGCAAATCCGCAGGACGTGAAAGAGCAGTACGAGCGGCAGATCAAGGAACTGCAGGAAGCATACGGCGAAGCGATGCTGGAGTTACGTGCGCGAAAAAAATTGCAGTCCCTGCTG